Proteins encoded in a region of the candidate division TA06 bacterium genome:
- a CDS encoding T9SS type A sorting domain-containing protein, whose amino-acid sequence INYQLTKSGQVSLKIYNALGQLVKTLVNEAKPAGAYRVEWDGKDGGGLKVSSGVYIYRLQAGDFIDTKKMVVIK is encoded by the coding sequence GATTAATTATCAATTAACCAAGTCCGGCCAGGTCTCGCTCAAAATCTACAACGCCCTGGGGCAGTTGGTGAAGACGCTGGTAAATGAAGCCAAACCGGCCGGGGCCTATCGGGTGGAATGGGACGGTAAAGACGGGGGCGGGCTTAAAGTTTCTTCCGGGGTCTATATTTACCGGCTGCAGGCGGGGGATTTTATTGATACTAAAAAGATGGTAGTGATAAAGTAG